In the Chelonoidis abingdonii isolate Lonesome George chromosome 13, CheloAbing_2.0, whole genome shotgun sequence genome, one interval contains:
- the NUP85 gene encoding nuclear pore complex protein Nup85 isoform X2 — MDTASSVDMRLVRVSKNYRSVIRACMEEMHQLAISTRDPELQCQHSTQVCILSAMELIWNLCEILFVEVAPAGHLLLHLLDWVRLHVCDVDSMVCEVLSSENPSKHKDFWNAVDIFVLQGRMDDARHLLSKEASANPTSMGMCKILDDLMKKMPILSIGNTQTLTEMELKWQHWHEECQRYLQDGTFSSNLHMESICKILLGDENAILEKKELMTTWYHFLVTRLVYSHPTVKPVELRFYAQSSLDLFLGGESSSEPLDSILMAAFEFEIHQVIKECSIALSNWWFVAHLTDLLDHCKLLQSHNLYFGSNMREFLLLEYASGLFSHHSLWQLGVDYFDHCPEYGKVYLELHIERIPLNTEQKALKVLRICEQRQMHEQVRSICKIMAMKAVRNNRLGSALSWSIRAKDAAFATLISDRFLKDYCERGSFSDLDLIDNLGPSMLLSDRLTFLGKYREFHRLYGEKRFSEAAKLLLMLMTAHIAPCSFWMTLLTDALPLLEQKEVIFSAEQTYELMRCLEDLTAGKTDNQKLQVDDVETTKVEILRLALARNLARAIVKEGTLEGS; from the exons ATGGATACTGCCTCATCTGTAGACATGAG ATTGGTTCGAGTGAGTAAAAACTACCGTTCAGTCATAAGAGCCTGTATGGAGGAGATGCACCAGTTGGCTA TTTCTACCCGGGACCCTGAGCTGCAGTGCCAGCACAGCACCCAG GTCTGTATTCTGTCCGCGATGGAGCTGATCTGGAACTTGTGTGAGATCCTTTTTGTTGAAGTAGCTCCAG CTGGTCATCTCCTGCTTCACCTCCTCGACTGGGTTCGTCTTCATGTGTGTGACGTAGACAGCATGGTCTGTGAAGTCCTAAGCAGTGAAAATCCATCAAAGCATAAAGACTTTTGGAATGCT GTGGACATCTTCGTACTGCAGGGCCGGATGGATGATGCACGGCATTTACTCTCTAAGGAAGCCAGTGCCAACCCCACATCGATGGGCATGTGCAAAATTCTGGATGACTTGATGAAGAAGATGCCCATTCTTAGT ATTGGCAACACCCAGACGCTGACTGAGATGGAACTGAAATGGCAGCACTGGCATGAAGAATGTCAGCGGTACCTCCAGGATGGCACCTTTTCTTCCAATCTCCACATGGAGTCCATCTGCAAG ATCCTGCTGGGAGATGAGAATGCCATACTGGAGAAGAAGGAGCTCATGACTACTTGGTACCACTTTCTGGTCACCCGACTTGTCTACTCCCATCCAACTGTGAAGCCAGTGGAACTTCGCTTCTATGCACAG TCTAGCTTGGACCTGTTCCTGGGAGGAGAGAGCAGCTCTGAACCTCTAGACAGCATCTTAATGGCGGCCTTTGAGTTCGAGATCCATCAAGTGATTAAAGAATGCAG CATCGCCCTGAGCAACTGGTGGTTTGTGGCTCATCTGACTGACCTGCTGGATCATTGCAAACTCCTGCAGTCTCACAATCTCTA ttttggTTCCAATATGCGTGAATTCCTCCTGTTGGAGTATGCTTCCGGGCTCTTTTCCCATCACAG TCTGTGGCAGCTGGGGGTAGATTATTTTGATCATTGTCCCGAGTATGGCAAGGTTTACCTGGAGCTTCATATTGAGCGAATCCCCCTCAACACAGAGCAAAAAGCCCTCAAGGTGCTGAGGATCTGTGAGCAGAGACAGATGCACGAACAAG TTCGCAGCATCTGTAAAATCATGGCCATGAAAGCTGTGCGGAACAATCGCTTAGGCTCAGCACTGTCCTGGAGCATCCGAGCCAAGGACGCAGCATTTGCTACACTCATATCAGACAG ATTCCTGAAGGATTATTGTGAGAGAGGCAGCTTCTCAGACCTGGACCTTATCGATAACTTGGGACCCTCCATGCTGCTCAGTGATCGGCTGACGTTTCTTG GGAAGTACCGAGAATTCCATCGGCTGTATGGTGAGAAGCGGTTCTCTGAAGCTGCCAAGCTGCTCTTGATGCTGATGACGGCTCATATTGCTCCATGTTCCTTCTGGATGACCCTGTTGACTGATGCTCTTCCCCTCCTGGAGCAGAAAGAG GTGATATTTTCAGCAGAGCAGACATATGAATTGATGCGCTGCTTGGAGGACCTGACAGCTGGAAAGACAGATAACCAAAAACTCCAG GTTGATGATGTTGAGACTACCAAGGTGGAAATCCTGAGACTTGCTCTCGCACGAAACCTTGCCCGAGCTATTGTCAAGGAGGGCACGTTGGAAGGATCATGA
- the NUP85 gene encoding nuclear pore complex protein Nup85 isoform X1: MEELDVEPPLTLIPGVDSKSKQMCFAWAPGEMLVYETLFPKECAEKRPGCPNIFIVRKDKDVYSQTLRKLFSESHGIFVGLQRSEEELGGKSRKAQLVRVSKNYRSVIRACMEEMHQLAISTRDPELQCQHSTQVCILSAMELIWNLCEILFVEVAPAGHLLLHLLDWVRLHVCDVDSMVCEVLSSENPSKHKDFWNAVDIFVLQGRMDDARHLLSKEASANPTSMGMCKILDDLMKKMPILSIGNTQTLTEMELKWQHWHEECQRYLQDGTFSSNLHMESICKILLGDENAILEKKELMTTWYHFLVTRLVYSHPTVKPVELRFYAQSSLDLFLGGESSSEPLDSILMAAFEFEIHQVIKECSIALSNWWFVAHLTDLLDHCKLLQSHNLYFGSNMREFLLLEYASGLFSHHSLWQLGVDYFDHCPEYGKVYLELHIERIPLNTEQKALKVLRICEQRQMHEQVRSICKIMAMKAVRNNRLGSALSWSIRAKDAAFATLISDRFLKDYCERGSFSDLDLIDNLGPSMLLSDRLTFLGKYREFHRLYGEKRFSEAAKLLLMLMTAHIAPCSFWMTLLTDALPLLEQKEVIFSAEQTYELMRCLEDLTAGKTDNQKLQVDDVETTKVEILRLALARNLARAIVKEGTLEGS; the protein is encoded by the exons ATGGAGGAGCTGGACGTGGAGCCGCCGCTTACT CTGATTCCTGGGGTGGACTCCAAAAGTAAGCAAATGTGTTTTGCCTGGGCACCTGGAGAGATGCTGGTGTATGAAACTTTGTTCCCAAAAG AATGTGCAGAGAAAAGGCCAGGCTGCCCCAACATTTTCATTGTTCGCAAAGATAAAGATGTGTACTCGCAGACCTTACGCAAACTCTTCAGTGAATCCCATGGGATCTTTGTTGGACTCCAGAGGAGTGAGGAAGAACTGGGTGGGAAGTCAAGGAAAGCACA ATTGGTTCGAGTGAGTAAAAACTACCGTTCAGTCATAAGAGCCTGTATGGAGGAGATGCACCAGTTGGCTA TTTCTACCCGGGACCCTGAGCTGCAGTGCCAGCACAGCACCCAG GTCTGTATTCTGTCCGCGATGGAGCTGATCTGGAACTTGTGTGAGATCCTTTTTGTTGAAGTAGCTCCAG CTGGTCATCTCCTGCTTCACCTCCTCGACTGGGTTCGTCTTCATGTGTGTGACGTAGACAGCATGGTCTGTGAAGTCCTAAGCAGTGAAAATCCATCAAAGCATAAAGACTTTTGGAATGCT GTGGACATCTTCGTACTGCAGGGCCGGATGGATGATGCACGGCATTTACTCTCTAAGGAAGCCAGTGCCAACCCCACATCGATGGGCATGTGCAAAATTCTGGATGACTTGATGAAGAAGATGCCCATTCTTAGT ATTGGCAACACCCAGACGCTGACTGAGATGGAACTGAAATGGCAGCACTGGCATGAAGAATGTCAGCGGTACCTCCAGGATGGCACCTTTTCTTCCAATCTCCACATGGAGTCCATCTGCAAG ATCCTGCTGGGAGATGAGAATGCCATACTGGAGAAGAAGGAGCTCATGACTACTTGGTACCACTTTCTGGTCACCCGACTTGTCTACTCCCATCCAACTGTGAAGCCAGTGGAACTTCGCTTCTATGCACAG TCTAGCTTGGACCTGTTCCTGGGAGGAGAGAGCAGCTCTGAACCTCTAGACAGCATCTTAATGGCGGCCTTTGAGTTCGAGATCCATCAAGTGATTAAAGAATGCAG CATCGCCCTGAGCAACTGGTGGTTTGTGGCTCATCTGACTGACCTGCTGGATCATTGCAAACTCCTGCAGTCTCACAATCTCTA ttttggTTCCAATATGCGTGAATTCCTCCTGTTGGAGTATGCTTCCGGGCTCTTTTCCCATCACAG TCTGTGGCAGCTGGGGGTAGATTATTTTGATCATTGTCCCGAGTATGGCAAGGTTTACCTGGAGCTTCATATTGAGCGAATCCCCCTCAACACAGAGCAAAAAGCCCTCAAGGTGCTGAGGATCTGTGAGCAGAGACAGATGCACGAACAAG TTCGCAGCATCTGTAAAATCATGGCCATGAAAGCTGTGCGGAACAATCGCTTAGGCTCAGCACTGTCCTGGAGCATCCGAGCCAAGGACGCAGCATTTGCTACACTCATATCAGACAG ATTCCTGAAGGATTATTGTGAGAGAGGCAGCTTCTCAGACCTGGACCTTATCGATAACTTGGGACCCTCCATGCTGCTCAGTGATCGGCTGACGTTTCTTG GGAAGTACCGAGAATTCCATCGGCTGTATGGTGAGAAGCGGTTCTCTGAAGCTGCCAAGCTGCTCTTGATGCTGATGACGGCTCATATTGCTCCATGTTCCTTCTGGATGACCCTGTTGACTGATGCTCTTCCCCTCCTGGAGCAGAAAGAG GTGATATTTTCAGCAGAGCAGACATATGAATTGATGCGCTGCTTGGAGGACCTGACAGCTGGAAAGACAGATAACCAAAAACTCCAG GTTGATGATGTTGAGACTACCAAGGTGGAAATCCTGAGACTTGCTCTCGCACGAAACCTTGCCCGAGCTATTGTCAAGGAGGGCACGTTGGAAGGATCATGA